The window GAGAGCAGCAAACACGCCAAACGTTCGTCTCTTCGCCATTGCGTCGGTTGATTGAAggagcgcaaaaaaaaaaaaggcacacaaCAAACAGAGGACAAACTCATTTGCAGAGGCTACCGGTCAAGTTGGTGAACGTGATTTTCCTTTCGGACCATGCGGAAAAACAGCAAAGAATATCGCGAACATTTTTTGGTGATGTGAAATTAGCTAATCATAAAATAATAACGccagcgtgtgtgtgtgtgtgtgtgttgtgtgtgtgcgagtgCGATCGGATGACTCAGTCGCATTGGATACGCCTTGCATTCGATTTTGAACGGAGAGAGCAAAGTGAGGCAACTGCGTTatcgaacgaaaaaaaaaaaaaaaaaaaaaaattgaacactGGCAAATATGACAAGAGCTAATGTCAAACAAAGAGCCATCGACGctagctgttgttgctgctcgGTTTTAATGGATGCCAGTAACTTGATCCATCACGACAAACCCATTACGAGCAGTCGCTCGCTACTCCTGCTGCTACTCTTCACTGTGTTTCAAGGTAACCATATATCTATGCGCACATCCATAGAATTGAATAGAacgtacacaaaaaaaaaaagaaaaagaaaaagaacacacCCCGTTCGCTAACGTGTCCGATTACTGCACTCTGCACCCCGCAAAATATCGTATCGAATAGCTAACTTATTTCGGCGAGGACTCAATTGATGTCACGTGCACCATTTTTCTAGCCAGTTTGAAATGCGTAACGGAATAAACTATCCATcgttttgttaattttaaaaaatgttttttttttttttcctttccccctCGCGAGTCAGCGGGTTTTGAAAGCGCACGCCTCGGTATAATTGCCGACGACAGAAAGGCTATATAAGAATCGCTTTATTATAACCGCAAACGACGTCGTTAGacatgattaaaaaaaaaaaaagctctccTTCCTTCTTCCTTCGTATGCAAAAAGACCTTCTGCAGCAGTCAACACACATTGACTCTCGCGTCTTGTTTGTGTACATTATACACTTGCCACATCTACTATTACGACGTATACACAgcatccaacaaaaaaaaaaggaaacctaGTTTCATAGAAGATGTATTCCATCTCGTCTATCATACGATACAGCGCGTAAAGTTCAAACCAGAGGTGGGGTGGATGtcagtttgaaaataaaaaaaaaaaaaaagaatggggggggggcCCATTGTTGATCTAGGTAACCCATGTTCGAGGAGTCTAGCCACTCGATACCGACATTACATCTTTTTACTACACCGCTATGCCTATAGACTTTCAGtgagaatttaaaaaaaaaaaaaaaaaggatctggtcgtataaaaaaaaaaaaaacgtgaggATGTTTATCTACGCGGCGCTAGTCGAGCTTAGATAAACACTCATCCCTTACGCGACACAGTGAACTTGGTCGAGGAGAGCTACATATACAATTGTCGATCGATGGctgtaaaatagattttcCCTTATAATCGCTTTCGTACGGGGGCAAATGTATAAGGAATTAGGCGTCGGACAGCcgacgtgttttttttgtttttttcactcGTCCCCCGTTCTCTGCTTTGATTTATTACGGCGAACTCCCCAAAAGCCAAGAGAATTCAACCACCCAAGGATTTAATTTGACCGTTTCTTTTTATGCGCGCAAGAAatcgccgttttttttttttttacaagtggggggggggccaaAAGGGGAATGGGAAGAATGATTAATGAGTCGGAGTGAGGCGCCCACTTGTTCCACGCGatactctgtgtgtgtgtgtacgtcttgtgtacgaaaaaaacaaatcaaataaaaaaaaaaccggagaaaagaaaacgactttGCAATTAGTGTGTTTTGGAGGCATTCGCTAACGCAACTGGCGTGAAGTTTGCGTCCAAACGACAACAACGCTATCTATAATTCAGGGCGGCGCGCATCTGCAGGTGCTATATAGCGCATAGCGAAGAAAATGGATCATAAAACTTTAGGTtcgcattttgaaatttcgtttgaatCAAGACAATCCAAATAAAATTCCTTTCATGTATTTGCGGGAGGGGCCAATGACttggaaaagaatttaaaaaaaaaacagcgggCGTGGATTAGAGCTGCGCATAGCGGAACAGTTGGAAAAGAATCTTGAATGGAGTGGCTAGCACAAGCGTCGCGCTCGTCGAAGGAAGAGAATTAATGATGCacaggttctttttttatttatttacttctccttttttttttcttctctctacATCTCTTatctcttcccccccccccctgtccCAACAGGAGCACCGACTACTATAGACCCTCTGCTAAGTGGGGACCAAAGGCACTTGTgtattttctcttgttgttgaATCCGTAGATGAGGATAATGGTGCGGACACGTACCAGGAGGTCCGCACGaaaatctttcttttcaaatattatAAAGGAGTACGCGTACGTAGATGTAAGCATTTTGACTCGTAAAAAGGGACGCACGGATGGACGGACGAAAGTTGTTCTCTAAGTCGCTTTGATCATTGTCACCCCGCGTACAGTCGATATCGTCTTGCCGCGATGCTGGCCAAAGAAACCGGCCTTGTTATTGAACGTTAGCTAATAGATGCATGAACGCGGTAGCTGGCCAGAACGTGCCACTACCGTGGGACAGCCTACTGATTTACACGGCAGATAAATTTTAAGGGcggattgattttttttttttttttttttttacaattgaatttttgtcGGTTATGAAGTACGAAACGTTGATGTTCAACGGCCTGTTAGTCCTATAGTAAACGTAAAGCCATACTAGTCATAAATCCGCCTCCACCCGCTACGCGTGATCGTATATATAAGGTTATACGACAATGATGTGACAATCGAAAGGGGATCACCTACGAGCCCAATAAAAGTGGGTCTCTATAAATGTTGAGTGGGAAAGATATGAGCGAGAAACGAGGGCCACAAAAAGTAAAccaaagaggggaaaaaaaaaaggaaagattttTTGCGTGATCCTGGTTGCATCAATTGATCCCTCAACGCAGCGtatcataaaaaagaaaaagagggcaAAAGACATTGGATTAGCTCTGTTATTATTAATTACATATAGGATTTTCgattaatattttcttttttttctatccagAGGGGAGTAGCGATTCTTTTCCAGCAGAGCACTTTGTCTCCTCTtccataataataataataataaaaaaaagatagacggtgatcaattaaaaaaaaaaaaaaaaaaaaggagggaaacgAATTCCGACAAaggtaaaatataaaaatggactaggaatgaaaaatgatttcacgTGAAATACGAAGACGATTTACGGAGAGACCTGCTCGTTCGCTATCGTTTCTGTTGTGTTGACGAGCGTCGCATGTTGTTGTCACGGGTCGTCGCCCAACACAAAAAGACGAGACAAAAATtccccctctaaaaaaaacaaacaagaaaagcacatcgaaaaaaaagagagaacgaaCGCTGCACCACAACGTCAAAAGATCAATTattatagaaaagaaaagacaggtatccccctttttttttttctgttgttccatgccatttttttctaGCGATTGCAGCGCTCTGCGTGTCGCCCCGCATATCCCCCGAAAACACGATTTGCCtctccaaaaaaacaaacaaacacacaatacaggtcacacacacacacacacaaagaagagagaggaatgaataaatcaaataaatgcCAGGGTACACAGCAAAGATAAGCAGCAACCAGAGCAATCCGATAGACGACTAGATCGTTTTCAATTGCTTTTTCGCGCGAGCAGCTCGGCAACCTATTATCCATTTCGAAAAAGAACTTTTGGCCGCAACACCATCTCTCTCCCCACATtcacaaagagaaaaaaaaaatgaaatagacaCCGAAAATTCGTGTAGTGAATCGAATTCAAtaataggattttttttttctgtttcctaTTCTAGGTGGGCACACAATTGCTTCTCTATATACGCGTGTGTGTGCAATAGATTACagatattttcaaatgtaTTCCTATCGTGGGAATCAGTTGTGCGACTCGCCAGctgtttggtaaaaaaaaaaaaaaaatcgaagcaattctttttttttctgataggattttttttttccttttcccatCTCGTTTTCGTGCCATTGCGTGATCATTATTTACAGCGATTCCTGTTCCAAATCCTGAAAAAtctgtttcaatttttatcgccccctcttttttttttctctatttttgcCCACTCCGCGCTCGTCTGCCCTTTGCTTGGCACCTGTTCCAGCCAATTTTCACGCCTATACGCATAGCATGGTACGTGTACACGCTTCGCTTGAAGATCCATTTGATTATGCGCTAGTGACAGGCCGATAAAAACATACAACATCGCGAAAAATGACGCACCCaatcagaaagaaagaaacaaacgaagGGTCTTAAAATGTAAGAAATATTAAATCAATTCGAGTGTGAAGCTTACctttaattgaaaatgtgtGAAAACGAGCGTCGAAGGAGAAATTGCGGATGACAACGTTTTAACGTGTATGTCTCTTCTGGCAAAGTGGGCGAGGCGATCCGGCTGGAACACGTGGAAGTGCCGAGCGTCGTGGCCGTGGGTGAGCCGGCCGCTTTCCTCTGCAATGTCGACCTGGAATTTGACAACGAACTCTACTCCGTAAAGTGGTACAAAGACAGCGAAGAATTCTACGAGGTATGTTTGAATAATAGACTTTCTTATTTCTACGAAAGAGATAGATATTTTCCCGTAAAAACAATTACCCTGCCCCCGGCACAGAAAATAGCGGCCAGTTTTGAATGTCAAAAGTGGTTGCGTTGAACACGATCTCTGATTAATTAAAAACGTTgtgtctcttgttttctttgctcCCCACATCGGAATTGGGCGGGTGGCTACTCCGTTCGGGCGAATGGCCTCGTCATCATTGTCACCACATCTCATATGCGCATGCAAATGGAAACattcattttggaaaaagTGGAAGCCAAAGAGGACGCCCTCGGTACAGATTTATCCCGTCGAGGGAATCCAAGTTGACGTGAGTAGAAAGACGTTAACGTCAATACTCGCTCATTAAATGATAAGCatgcaacaaaaaacaaatgtaattCATCATCGTTTCCCATCATTTCTTTGCGTCGACTATTCAAATTTCTGCAATTCATTTCCCTTCATTTGATAATCTCGTCAGTTTTTAAACGTTCCATAAAACTAAAACCACCCACTTCACTAATTAAGTACATAGAACATTAAACCTTCAATGAACACGAAATTTAATTGAATTCTATTtagaataacatttttttttttttttacctccttTAAGTTGAATGACGTAGTTGAGTCACTGAATACATCCAGACACTAACTGAACCTTTTTCTTCGGAAATGCAAGAAAAAGGCTCTTTAGCTATGCAAATGCTAACCCTTcctctgaaaaaaagaaaaggtcgcTTATCTCTCCCTTaccaaagaaatttgaaatgagaaaacgtaaaagaaaaaatgtccttggaaaagaaacatttcgtACCTATTCCTAAAGTCATTGTAGTCTAATTGCGTAGCCTTCTTTAACGTCCATTCATCACAGTTGcatctagaaaagaaaaagaatgttcgTTGAATAACTGATGAAAAACCTTATGGTGGAAACACATGTAGGTGAATGGTGAAAAAGAAGCCAATGGGAGGAAACGAAGCGCTAATGTTCATCAACACAAGAGCTAGCGGCTGATTGCTGCCTTTATCCCCCGACGAATGGAGACATTCAAATTGgccgaatttctttttgaactcGGGGCCCTAGCGTatagtcaatttttttttttatcggccAAAAGACGCTTGAATaataagctagaaaaaaaaaaatggcaacaaaAGAGCAGACGCAATTTAGGTAGTAGAATATAAAGGAAGTCTGCATATGAACACAGCGCTCATCAAGTGTCAAAACcacttgtttggctttgatgcaagttggctttttcttttcttttttctattcaatgtTTAGGAAGCAAAACATGATCTTTTCAGCGACTACTTCTCGAACTAAaggttgttaaaaaaaaaaaagaaagagttgaAACAACAAACTTTCATCGCACATTTAGGCACAACTGTAGATGAATTggcaaacgtaaaaaaaaaataaaaaaaaaggatgaaaatcAAAAGACAACTCAGCTGAAATGACGACTTAGTCACGGGCCAAAGTCCTTCTCTATGTCGCCCAAAAAGGCGAACGTGCTGTAGGTAATGAATGTTTGAAACAACAGACTCGATGACGCTTGACATCGTATAaaagcctaaaaaaaaaaaaaaaggaaaaattggaGATAGAGATTAGAAAAATGAGTATTTTCCTGACAGGCCAATAGAAATTTTCGTTGTCAAGTTCATccacttgacaaaaaaaaaaaaaaaggaaatcgaaaAACAGACTCGAATAAGAGATAGGATGTCGTTTGTGTGAATAATAGACGACTCACTAACTCCAATATCTTTGTCAGCTAGCAGCACAGGTTAAAAACCaaaccacaaaaatgaaaaaaaatgggggacaCGTAAATTGTCGAAAATGACGTTGACAACGAAGGGGATCTATAAATTTGATACGTTCATCAGATTTACAGAGAGATATgagggcaaagaaaaagaaaaagggagccTCCATCCATTATGCAGGTCGCGTGCGTGATGAGCAGCGTAACAGTTGGAAGGAAGACTATCATttccagaaagaaaaattctggccaaacaaaaacaatcatcTATTCTCGTTGATTGATTTCCGATTTCCAATTAAAATCTGATAGCCTATGATAAGTCATTACACTATAGAAACATAACAAAACCTACccatcttttttcctttcttctgttttggaacacacagagagagaaatcCGTTAGGGAGACGGTCGTCCTTCGTTCGGTGACGCCAGCCACTGCGGGATTTTTCCGATGCGAAGCATCCGGCGAAAGCCCGGCATTCCGTTCCGTTTCCGGTGGCGCTGCCCTCACCGTCGTCATCCTACCCAAACGCAAACCGGACATTTTCGGTGGATACGTCCTCGACCAAGAGGACGGAACGGTGGAACTCAACTGCACGACGGACGCGTCCCGGCCAGCCGCTCAGATCCGTTGGCTCATCAACAACAATCCGGTGCATCCGGAGCTCGTGCAGGAGACCAGCGTTAGCCGGACGTCTTCCGGCTTAGAAACCAGTTTCTCCGTCCTCCAACTGCAATCGAGAGATCATTTCCCGCGTTCGGCATCGGCAACCAACACGGCCACCGTCACGTGCGAGGCCGTTATTCCGCACCAGCCGAAGATGGCGTCATCCACGTCTTCCGTCGCCCACTGGTCGACGTTGTCATCAGCGTCTACGCATGCCAGCAATCCGGCGGAAGCTTCGCAACATCAGTTCCAAAGGCGGATCGCATCGGATAGTCATCAGCACGGCGAACGAATTTTCCGCAGCCGCAACATCGCCAGCGCCGAGACTCTGCAATCGTTGACGCTCCGTACAGAAATCCTGATCTacggtaaaaattttgaaattaatttcattattataatttcattaaatattcGTACATTATGCTTAACatatgattttatttatttatttatttatttttttgaattagtaAACGGCGGTAGGTGGCTCATCGGTTCGGCCCTTACAATCATCACGGCTCTGATCGCTTCGTATTTATTCAGTTAAGATTGATTAGATGATAAATCGCTATTTACCCCCACCTGTTCGTACATACATTTTATTAATCAATCCCACACTcctttaattgttttattttttccttaaaaacaaacaaacaaacaaacaaagcccAGATGTTTCTACGGTCAGCACCGTGTCGTAAacacatttgttttcgttgagTTACATTGTTTGTTGACTGGTCATGTTCTCAGTTGCAAGTAATCGCACGTCCATCCAATTTCTTTGGCGCTCTGTCAAgcaaataatatatataatCCTATCGCCCTATACATCTATTGGTATTTGTATCTTACACACACGtacttacacacacacacacacgtaatACATCTCGATTTCTTTTGGCCCGCGCCTATGTTAGGAAAATCCCTGTACTTTACACACAAACGGCGgatggaaggaaaaaaaaaaaaagaaattgttccaGGGCATTTGGTCGATTGTTTTGTCCCCCACCCAGTCTCTATTACAATTCTAAGAGGGGTTGGCAGGACAGGTATGTATCTTATTTCAACGTAGGCAGCCAATCACCATCTATCTTGCATGTGCATCTCTCTGTGTGTTgtaaataaatcaaagtgGCTGTCCGAACGaaagaagaatggaaaaaaaatgaacaagatTGGAAGCTCGATGTGGAATCGAGACAGATACAAACGTCTACGCGTAGGTGGTGATAAATACTAGAACAAGTGTGTTTGTGTACCTCGCAATAGAATATttcgatgtaaaaaaaaagaaagaaagaaagaaatgaaatattaTTGATCATTTTTCATGTCTTGACATGTCCAGTAGCGAGCCCATATCTTCACCTGCACCGCAAACAATACCTGTCGACATTTACAGTACTCGATTCCAAACTCACATTTCATTTTGGCCTGATGATTTCCTTCAACCGCGTCTGCATTGTTCAAagagaattttcaaaaactcgacagcaaatgtttttgtatCGTTTCCAATTCATTTCGAACGCACACACGAAATCTATCAATAAAACTGAAACGAAATCgtaaataaatcaaacgaATCACTCAAATGTGTGCACGTCACAGCTTTTTATCGTGTGCTCAATTGAAACGGACGTGTTTCTACCGCTTATTTATGGAACATCATCTTTACTATCTTTTGCTTGGCATTCCATTACGCCCTCCttcgaaggaaaaaaaaaaaaaagggacaaaagAATGCAGGAAAACGGCTGCAATTTTCTCGTGATTTTTATGGACTTTTGTGCAGATTTCCCATTTCCAGAAAGAGAAGTGTAGCGGGGGGGGGATATTCTTTCatctcgtaaaaaaaaaaaaaaaaaaaaagaaagtaaggTCAATGTATTCCGCCAATAGCTCAGGTATACCTTTCACCTGGTGAGCACTGGTAACTTGCACTCGGATGATGGATGACGTTATAAACATTTGACGAACCCCctcctctttcctttttctagcTCTCCATACTTATGTAtggattgtgtgtgtgtgtgtgtgtgtgtgtctggaCTATAGGTGATATGGTCTCGCAGTCCTCGTGAAAAAAGGGGTAAAAGTATCAAACGTTCGTGACAAAGGGAGAGGTCCTTGTATGGATAGCGTAGCAGGTCGAATGGCCCAGTACAAAATATTCCACCTCACACACACGGCACGTCGTTCGTGAGTGCGGGTGAGAAACGGTCACGGCAGAAAGATATCACCTACATAGACTGCAACTCAACTCGTTTCCATACACATTTATATACTCGTAAAATGCGCGTATGAACGTCCTATACGTAAACTCGatcatcatttttcaaatacatttcttttcttttttgtaacataccatttctttttttttccccctcctttCCGTCTTGATTATtcacttgttctttttttctttctttcttagcCTCGGCATCAAACAAactctgcgtgtgtgtgtgtgtggcaaaGGCTTTCACGAAGGGATAAGAGTTTTCTTATAGACAAGTTTTTGGGGCTATCAGTTCGCGTGACGCCACAAGTTCTTTCTTATACATAAAAAGCTGCTGGACTTTTGCGTTGTGTTCCCCCTTCAAAAACGCAAACGGTTGGCTCGTTGCCTCCGTCTAGTGCACACACAACGTACCTCTTTAACTTCCTTTGTTCTCTTTACTTCAAATAGCCACACGACTACCTCCCGAACGCACAGCAGACGGGGTTGACCATATCACAACTTTCAGGGTCTCGAACCAGGCCTTTtattatattcttttttagcCAATGTGTTTAGAAAGGTTCCTtgccccccccacccccctttGCACAATCTGATAACGTCgactcaaaaaaaataaaaaggtaaatcttaaaaaaaaaaacaagaaaaaaaaacaaacaggtcATGCACACCGAAAAAGCCAAgagtgtttttgtttgtttgcttggAAACACGCGCGTATAATAGTAAACAAAGAATCGCGTGCGTTTCGACCTCGTCATATTCaagcagaaacaaaaagaaaggaacgatatttttgcttttgtttggcGGATGATCGCCTGCACCAAGTTAAAATCATCGTCGATATGATTGCAATTTAGTTTTATCCGTTCAGTTAAGACCTATCCACGCATATCGAAAATGATTGCTATGTAACTGTGTAACCCcctcaacccccccccccccaaaaaaaaaaaaaataaataaataaataaataaataaataaattggatCAATATTGCCAGCGGCCCTACACGTAAATGTTGTTTGGTACGTCGTGGTACAGTGTGGAAAACTGGAAGAATTCATAATCACGTAAACCACAACAATGGGATTTTTACGAAATGTTTCCGGCGCAATAAAAAGACGATTGAGGGAAGTACGCACAGATGTTGGCCGAATTAAAGAGGTAAAAGACGACGAACGGATTTGCATATTAAGTACGTGACGTAATGGCCCACGGATATGGCGTTTCTATGCCATTACATAAGTCGGCTAACggtgaacaaagaaaaagagaaagagaggcaGATCTACAGGTGGTCTACGCAACACCTGGGCTCGCTTTAACGATAGACAGGTATGCCTTGGCAGCCTTTTACAATTGGAGGATGTAAACCTACATTTTTTACTCACGCCGTTCATCTTCTAAACGCACCGAAACgcccaagaaaagaaaagaaaagaaaaaaaaataagattcgATCAATCGGATCGAGATGTGTGACACAGCTCGTGACGCAAGCAAAagattcttttaaaaattagggaagtgtgtgtgtctatgtaTAACGAAGACTTTGCTTCGTCAAACAACGaacgaaagaagagaaaaaaaaaaaaagaattaaccGAACGAAGTGTACCGTTGCAGTACGTCACAAAGGAGAGTGAAGAGAATAGCGTTAGAAAGAGACTATGAGAGTACTTCATCAAATAGACGACAGcaggtggaaaaaaaaaaaataaaaataaagaagtgGGGCGAGATGGGAAGGGGGGGGAGGCGAGTACGTGATTATACAGACACACGAAGGTGACATCTGATAtctcatttgctttttttcaaCACTTGACAAACTCCTTACTGGAGATGCTTTACAGTCCCTGGATGATGTTCTAATCCCTTTGCGCGCCATTGTCGACACATCACTTATGCACGGGCCAGCCCGCGGGAGTCGCTAAAAAACAACACGAGATGCGAGAGATAATATTTATCAAGAAATGAGAGTGCAATAATATCGCGTGTGCTCTGGGGTTAAACTGAATCGTCACGAAAACAGATGGCATTGCATTCGACAATTGACATTTATAACGGCCAGAGGTAGCGCGAAAATGAGAATCAATTACCAAATCAGattacgttaaaaaaaaaaaataacaaattgaatcagccgatgaagaagaagaatttttgaataaaGCAATCTCAATTGCTACAAGCGGTTTGTTTTCTGTACCAGCTCACGCACCTCGTGTTCTCTTCATTTCCCGAACGAAACTCGTGAACGCCGTTTGTCGTCTCCTCCCCGTTTCATTTTACAGCGTCCCTAACGAGATCTGATGATCAACATTCCTCAAACACGCAGCCCGTAACGTGTAGACacagtggaaaaaaaaaaaaatgtcggaatgttttctctctctgtgcgACTTGATTAGCATAACGAAACCCCTCTTGAGCACGGAGTGGATGCCATCCGcgtgattaatttttttttttcccttcgccTTCATCGTCTGTTTCAACAATCATCCGGACGTCTAGAtttaggggggaaaaaacaattCGTGAGCAGGCGGCTCAGTGCATAAGGAGAcgtgaaaaatacaaaacagaCGTTCCGACTACACGCAAAGTCATTAAGCGGGAGGCAAATTGGCAACGCCCCGTTTTTCCCCCTCTCGTCCCTTTTATATTGATTTGATTGCAGACAgttgacaaagaaaaaaagactcaAATGTCCAGTCCTATATCAAATCGATGAGACGACGAGGATCtcaaaaaatcaaacggcATCGAGCACTcgaaaaaaggagaacgaacaacaacaacaaaaaatgcggTCCCCaccgaaagaaaatgagactCTTCAAACAAACGTCCACCGCATCCAACCGATTATCACGGAACTCTATAACtcatgttccaaaaaaaaaaaaaaaaaaaaaaaaaaaaaaaaaaaaaagcgacgccctctttcttttttttttttttttctttgattgatCTTCATTGTTTGATAATAGGCTGACATAGCTCATAGCGCGAACTGGTTAAATAGCGGACGAAAGGGGGAAGGCGGGCATGTTCCACTAAATCAACTATAAACTATAACAACAAAAAGCTAATGCTACgcttcgggaaaaaaaagaaagaaatagggggggggggggaggcaaaAAAGCTGTTGAGAAAATCGGTCGTGTCGAGatgatttgttatttttctcagCGATCACCGTTTATAGCGTACGATAGGCCGGAAGAAGCGGTCCCCCGGAAGGAGGGggtaaaatattttgaaaacgatgATTACGAAAGGTGTCACGGAGGCCTTGACTCTCTCAAAAagtctggggggggggggggggggggggaagcgaagaaaaaaaaaacgcaaaggtTTAATTCGTGTTTATGTGTACGTGTGTTGCTTTCGTGTAAGTAGGTAGTCATCACGAGGGGACGCAAAACACGACAATGGCGCTCGTTTATACACGTCCGCGCGCTCAGGTACAAACAGCCAGTTATATGTTTACACGGAGGCTAGCGGGGGAAAACTCGTTTACTTGTTTATTTAACAGGCTACGTCAAGGGATCGATAATAATGACTCAGGTGAGTATTCAAAcagttctttctttttttttttttttttttaaacacgatTCATTACCAAGTGTGCCTTGCTAGCCGGAGGGTGTAAACGTTTACAGCAATTCATCAACGCGAAGACGATCgaggttctctttttttttttgtgtaaaacatTCGTGCTGTTGTTTGCAGTCATTCAGACCTTACGTGATGGACCTccgtgttaaaaaaaaaaaaaataaataaaggtaAGCGGGGAGTTAAAGAGCCAGTCTATCGCATCCGGcccatcttttatttttctttttcgagaaGCCCAA of the Daphnia carinata strain CSIRO-1 chromosome 10, CSIRO_AGI_Dcar_HiC_V3, whole genome shotgun sequence genome contains:
- the LOC130701138 gene encoding uncharacterized protein LOC130701138 — encoded protein: MTRANVKQRAIDASCCCCSVLMDASNLIHHDKPITSSRSLLLLLLFTVFQVGEAIRLEHVEVPSVVAVGEPAAFLCNVDLEFDNELYSVKWYKDSEEFYEWKPKRTPSVQIYPVEGIQVDREKSVRETVVLRSVTPATAGFFRCEASGESPAFRSVSGGAALTVVILPKRKPDIFGGYVLDQEDGTVELNCTTDASRPAAQIRWLINNNPVHPELVQETSVSRTSSGLETSFSVLQLQSRDHFPRSASATNTATVTCEAVIPHQPKMASSTSSVAHWSTLSSASTHASNPAEASQHQFQRRIASDSHQHGERIFRSRNIASAETLQSLTLRTEILIYVNGGRWLIGSALTIITALIASYLFS